Proteins encoded in a region of the Anopheles ziemanni chromosome 2, idAnoZiCoDA_A2_x.2, whole genome shotgun sequence genome:
- the LOC131290463 gene encoding N(6)-adenine-specific methyltransferase METTL4, translating into MDGETYLIPPGVKFINSSIDRFAEYIMEDEKFDLILLDPPWWNKYIRRVKAANAKIGYRMLTNEDIQAIPLERHLHADTFVAVWCTNAPTHIDAVKKNFFPKWGLELVATWYWIKITAGGQPVCKFNEPGKKQPYERIFIGLPAGSPLAKSIPSECFLYSVPSAIHSHKPPIYDLFTKKFLPKASSCLELFARSLYTGCTSYGMEVLKLQNKRLYELAMEEKNVLGCI; encoded by the exons ATGGACGGTGAAACTTACCTTATACCGCCGGGCGTAAAGTTTATTAACTCTTCCATCGACCGGTTTGCTGAGTACATAATGGAGGACGAAAAGTTTGACCTGATATTGCTAGATCCGCCTTGGTGGAATAAATACATTCGACGGGTAAAAGCTGCAAATGCAAAGATTGGTTACCGGATGCTCACAAACGAGGATATCCAAGCAATACCACTGGAACGGCATTTGCATGCCGATACGTTCGTGGCTGTTTGGTGTACTAACGCACCGACACATATTGATGCTGTAAAGAAAAACTTCTTCCCCAAATGGGGCCTAGAGCTGGTCGCAACGTGGTACTGGATAAAGATCACCGCAGGGGGACAGCCGGTGTGTAAATTCAATGAACCCGGCAAGAAACAACCGTACGAACGAATTTTCATAGGCCTACCTGCTGGTTCTCCGTTGGCGAAATCTATTCCCAGCGAATGTTTTCTTTACAGTGTTCCCAGTGCGATACACTCCCACAAACCACCCATTTACG ATTTATTCACCAAAAAATTCCTACCGAAAGCATCATCTTGCTTGGAGTTATTCGCTCGAAGCCTCTACACTGGTTGCACCTCGTACGGAATGGAAGTgttaaaattgcaaaacaaacgtcTTTACGAACTGGCCATGGAGGAGAAAAATGTGCTTGGTTgcatataa